A genomic segment from Antedon mediterranea chromosome 6, ecAntMedi1.1, whole genome shotgun sequence encodes:
- the LOC140052304 gene encoding fucolectin-like isoform X2, translated as MFDNEVRLFLLLLLSRHCFICLSQQSTSILSFGKPAFQTTTYVSGDTSYNAGLAVDGNNNMDFLAGSCSRTFVSENTTPYWYVNLGDMYSIDYILVYSVTQYEENVVGIEVYVSSGSLSFDPNGICGSITSTTSTPGVYIVYCNPPLIGDYVALYQQNSNEITLCEVLVYGGSIILRRTRERMIPQR; from the exons ATGTTTGATAACGAAGTGAGGCTGTTTTTATTACTTCTACTTAGTAGGCATTGCTTCATTTGTTTATCTCAACAAAGCACCAGTA TTTTGTCATTTGGCAAGCCTGCTTTTCAGACTACAACTTACGTCTCTGGTGATACATCCTATAATGCTGGTTTAGCTGTTGATGGTAACAATAATATGGACTTCTTAGCTGGTTCTTGTTCACGTACATTTG ttTCTGAAAACACAACCCCGTATTGGTATGTTAATTTAGGAGATATGTACAGCATTGACTATATTTTAGTATATTCAGTAACTCAATATGAAG AAAATGTTGTTGGTATTGAGGTCTATGTTAGTAGTGGAAGTTTGTCCTTTGATCCTAATGGCATATGTGGATCCATAACTTCAACAACATCTACTCCAGGTGTTTACATTGTATACTGCAATCCACCCTTGATTGGAGATTATGTCGCTTTATATCAACAGAACAGTAACGAGATCACTTTGTGTGAAGTACTGGTTTATGGAG GTTCTATTATTCTCAGAAGAACAAGAGAAAGGATGATACCACAGCGATGA
- the LOC140052304 gene encoding fucolectin-like isoform X1, with translation MFDNEVRLFLLLLLSRHCFICLSQQSTSILSFGKPAFQTTTYVSGDTSYNAGLAVDGNNNMDFLAGSCSRTFVSENTTPYWYVNLGDMYSIDYILVYSVTQYEENVVGIEVYVSSGSLSFDPNGICGSITSTTSTPGVYIVYCNPPLIGDYVALYQQNSNEITLCEVLVYGGINYIIFTFRHLSCDRCSHSVMNFYN, from the exons ATGTTTGATAACGAAGTGAGGCTGTTTTTATTACTTCTACTTAGTAGGCATTGCTTCATTTGTTTATCTCAACAAAGCACCAGTA TTTTGTCATTTGGCAAGCCTGCTTTTCAGACTACAACTTACGTCTCTGGTGATACATCCTATAATGCTGGTTTAGCTGTTGATGGTAACAATAATATGGACTTCTTAGCTGGTTCTTGTTCACGTACATTTG ttTCTGAAAACACAACCCCGTATTGGTATGTTAATTTAGGAGATATGTACAGCATTGACTATATTTTAGTATATTCAGTAACTCAATATGAAG AAAATGTTGTTGGTATTGAGGTCTATGTTAGTAGTGGAAGTTTGTCCTTTGATCCTAATGGCATATGTGGATCCATAACTTCAACAACATCTACTCCAGGTGTTTACATTGTATACTGCAATCCACCCTTGATTGGAGATTATGTCGCTTTATATCAACAGAACAGTAACGAGATCACTTTGTGTGAAGTACTGGTTTATGGAGgtataaattacattatttttactttcaGACATTTATCCTGTGATCGTTGTAGTCATTCAGTAATGAATTTTTATAACTAG